From Myxococcales bacterium, the proteins below share one genomic window:
- the rplL gene encoding 50S ribosomal protein L7/L12, giving the protein MADITKEQILEAIAQMNVLELTDLVKMIENKFGVSAAAPVMMGAMPAGGAAAAEPVEEKTEFDVILVDAGANKIQVIKSVRALRSDLGLKEAKELVDNLPKPVKEGVSKDDAEAAKKALEESGAKVEVK; this is encoded by the coding sequence CTTGAAGCAATCGCGCAGATGAACGTGTTGGAACTGACCGATCTGGTCAAAATGATCGAAAACAAATTCGGCGTTTCGGCCGCGGCTCCCGTGATGATGGGCGCGATGCCCGCCGGTGGCGCCGCCGCCGCCGAGCCCGTGGAAGAAAAGACCGAATTCGACGTGATTTTGGTCGACGCCGGCGCCAACAAGATCCAGGTGATCAAATCCGTCCGCGCCCTGCGGAGCGATTTGGGCTTGAAAGAGGCCAAGGAACTGGTCGACAACCTGCCCAAGCCGGTCAAGGAAGGCGTTTCGAAAGACGACGCCGAGGCCGCGAAGAAAGCCCTGGAAGAATCGGGCGCCAAGGTCGAAGTGAAGTAA